One Thioclava electrotropha DNA segment encodes these proteins:
- a CDS encoding acetamidase/formamidase family protein produces MCKACDYTIHGAQHHFGWDNSFVPAETVAPGSTIEFHCHDSSAGQLGPSSTVEDVKTLDFGKINPVSGPIYVEGAKPGDVLKVTIDSFTPREQEGSAWGWTANIPGFGLLADQFEDPALTIWKYDAASPDKALWGSEGKVGLKPFCGTIGVAPAEKGLHSIVPPRRVGGNLDIRDLAAGTTLYLPVEVDGALFSVGDTHAAQGDGEVCGTAIESPMNCVLSFDLIKNETLKFPRFTTPGPVTRHLDTAGYEVTTGIGPDLMSGARDAVSGMIDLLCAQRGMSAVDAYMLVSTCGDLRISEIVDMPNWVVSFYFPRNVFE; encoded by the coding sequence ATGTGCAAAGCCTGTGACTATACGATCCATGGCGCACAGCACCATTTCGGCTGGGACAACTCGTTTGTCCCGGCCGAGACGGTGGCCCCGGGATCGACCATCGAATTCCACTGCCACGACAGCTCGGCCGGTCAGCTCGGGCCGTCCTCGACGGTGGAAGACGTCAAGACGCTCGATTTCGGCAAGATCAACCCGGTCTCCGGGCCGATCTATGTCGAAGGGGCGAAGCCCGGCGACGTGCTCAAAGTCACCATCGACAGCTTCACCCCGCGCGAGCAGGAAGGCTCCGCATGGGGCTGGACCGCGAATATCCCGGGTTTCGGCCTGCTGGCGGATCAGTTCGAAGATCCGGCACTGACGATCTGGAAATACGACGCGGCCTCGCCCGACAAGGCGCTCTGGGGCAGCGAAGGCAAGGTCGGCCTCAAGCCGTTTTGCGGCACCATCGGCGTCGCCCCGGCCGAAAAGGGCCTGCATTCCATCGTGCCCCCGCGCCGCGTGGGCGGCAATCTCGACATTCGCGATCTGGCGGCGGGCACCACGCTCTATCTGCCGGTCGAGGTCGACGGCGCGCTGTTCTCCGTAGGCGACACCCATGCCGCCCAAGGCGATGGCGAGGTCTGCGGCACCGCGATCGAGAGCCCGATGAACTGCGTGCTCAGCTTCGATCTGATCAAGAACGAGACGCTGAAATTCCCGCGCTTCACCACGCCGGGGCCGGTCACGCGCCACCTCGACACGGCGGGCTACGAGGTCACGACGGGCATCGGCCCCGACCTGATGTCGGGCGCGCGCGATGCGGTCTCGGGCATGATCGACCTTCTGTGTGCACAGCGCGGCATGTCGGCGGTCGACGCCTATATGCTGGTCTCGACCTGTGGCGATCTGCGCATTTCCGAGATCGTCGATATGCCCAACTGGGTCGTCAGCTTCTATTTCCCGAGAAACGTGTTCGAATGA
- a CDS encoding ABC transporter permease codes for MLAYLIRRLIQAALILLGVSFITFFLLFVLPADPVRQIAGRSATPETVANIRHQLGLDQPFIVQYWHYLTGLVQGDMGRSYLQKTEVATLIAARLPATLLLMLGAIVAELIMGLTLGIVAAIRRGGALDQSLMITSFVAVSAPQFVVGLLLLYVFAVKLSWFPIGGYGSFSNLVLPALTLGIMGSGWYSRMMRSSMIDVLRSDYIRTARAKGLRRFRVLALHAMPNAILPIIAMIGIDIGIFMSGIVVVESVFGWPGIGQLAWQAIQRVDIPIIMGVTLVSACAIVLGNLLADLITPFIDPRIKLR; via the coding sequence ATGCTGGCCTATCTGATCCGCCGCCTGATCCAGGCCGCCCTGATCCTGCTGGGCGTGTCCTTCATCACCTTCTTCCTGCTTTTCGTGCTGCCCGCCGACCCGGTGCGCCAGATCGCGGGCCGCTCGGCCACGCCCGAGACGGTGGCCAATATCCGCCACCAGCTTGGCCTCGATCAGCCCTTCATCGTGCAATACTGGCACTATCTGACCGGGCTGGTCCAAGGCGATATGGGGCGCAGCTACCTGCAGAAAACCGAAGTCGCGACCCTGATTGCCGCGCGTCTGCCTGCGACGCTTCTTCTGATGCTGGGCGCGATCGTGGCCGAACTGATCATGGGGCTCACGCTGGGGATCGTGGCCGCGATCCGGCGCGGCGGCGCGCTCGATCAGTCGCTTATGATCACCTCTTTCGTTGCGGTTTCGGCGCCGCAATTCGTGGTCGGGCTGCTGCTGCTCTATGTCTTCGCGGTCAAGCTGAGCTGGTTCCCGATCGGCGGCTACGGCAGCTTCTCGAACCTCGTGCTGCCTGCGCTCACGCTCGGGATCATGGGCTCGGGCTGGTACAGCCGGATGATGCGCTCCTCGATGATCGACGTGCTGCGCTCGGATTATATCCGCACCGCGCGCGCCAAGGGGCTGCGGCGCTTCCGGGTGCTGGCACTGCACGCGATGCCCAACGCCATCCTACCGATCATCGCAATGATCGGGATCGATATCGGCATCTTCATGTCCGGCATCGTCGTCGTGGAAAGCGTCTTCGGCTGGCCCGGTATCGGGCAGCTCGCCTGGCAGGCGATCCAGCGCGTCGACATTCCGATCATCATGGGCGTCACGCTCGTGTCCGCCTGCGCCATCGTGCTGGGCAACCTGCTGGCCGACCTGATCACACCTTTCATCGATCCGCGCATCAAGCTGCGCTGA
- a CDS encoding transporter substrate-binding protein — protein sequence MKKRIELGLLYSRSGSYSLISEACRTGALSAIAEINSMPDLPITFAPIERDPQGNIDAYGPLCEEILRDSDARHVVGCVTSWSRKEVIPTLEKAGGTLWYAVPYEGFEASDHVVYTHACPNQHLLPLLGWAFARLGRRGFLTGSNYIWGWEMNRLARDVILSASGEVLGERYLPLGSLDVERMINEIRATRPDFILNNLIGPSQYAFLEAYHKLGQEDAHFRPETCPILSCNLTECELPAIHPAAIEGLVAAGPYFRGATGWPQAQRNFGSSHEAAAWSSVYRLAILLSGHEDATEQSLAQLLHDAPQGSEGIDLSTHHTALPVLIAQVENGAFAVRERFEAVAGDPYLARGRNPVAPGAPRLKVVS from the coding sequence ATGAAGAAACGGATTGAACTTGGCCTGCTGTATTCCCGCTCGGGAAGCTACTCGCTGATCTCCGAAGCCTGCCGGACCGGGGCGCTCAGCGCGATTGCCGAGATCAATTCGATGCCCGATCTCCCGATCACCTTCGCCCCGATCGAGCGCGACCCACAGGGCAATATCGACGCCTACGGCCCGCTCTGCGAGGAGATCCTGCGCGACAGCGATGCGCGACATGTCGTCGGCTGCGTCACCTCGTGGAGCCGCAAGGAGGTGATCCCGACGCTCGAGAAGGCGGGCGGGACGCTTTGGTATGCGGTGCCCTATGAGGGGTTCGAGGCCTCCGATCATGTCGTCTACACCCATGCCTGCCCGAACCAGCATCTGCTGCCGCTGCTTGGCTGGGCCTTTGCGCGGCTCGGGCGGCGGGGCTTCCTGACCGGCTCGAATTACATCTGGGGCTGGGAGATGAACCGTCTTGCGCGGGACGTGATCCTCAGCGCCAGCGGCGAAGTTTTGGGCGAGCGTTACCTGCCGCTCGGTTCGCTGGATGTCGAGCGGATGATCAATGAGATCCGCGCGACCCGGCCCGACTTCATCCTCAACAACCTGATCGGCCCGTCGCAATACGCCTTCCTCGAAGCCTATCACAAGCTCGGGCAGGAAGACGCGCATTTCCGCCCCGAGACCTGCCCGATCCTGTCGTGCAATCTGACCGAATGCGAACTGCCCGCGATCCACCCCGCCGCGATCGAGGGGCTGGTCGCCGCAGGGCCCTATTTCCGGGGCGCGACCGGCTGGCCGCAGGCGCAGCGCAATTTCGGCTCCTCGCACGAAGCGGCCGCATGGTCGTCGGTCTATCGCCTCGCGATTTTGCTCTCGGGGCATGAGGACGCCACCGAGCAGAGCCTCGCGCAGCTGTTGCACGATGCGCCGCAGGGCTCGGAAGGGATCGACCTGTCGACCCATCATACCGCCCTGCCCGTCCTGATCGCGCAGGTCGAGAACGGCGCCTTCGCGGTTCGTGAGCGGTTCGAGGCCGTCGCGGGCGATCCCTATCTCGCACGCGGCCGCAATCCGGTCGCGCCCGGAGCGCCCCGGCTGAAGGTGGTCTCATGA
- the dctP gene encoding TRAP transporter substrate-binding protein DctP, translating to MKNLTTRRHALRTLAAAGAASLAAPHIASAQANGTTWKIQTSWPGGVGLQTFKDWCATIQEKTGGELAFQPFGANDVVGDFQLYDAVKNGVLDAVNPFTIYVQGIIPAGVFLTSYPLGLRNPHEFDVFYYGLGGLEMARELYAAQGMYFVGPVHHGPNIIHSKVPIRSIDDFRGRKMRLPGGMVADVFGEIGAETTVLPGSEIFPALEKGTIDVADYVGPAVNYALGFSQVTSYISMGPPGMMSLYQPVDIMDITVGMDAWNKLSPEMKQFVEMETHVYSDMHHAAIQKADQEAWAKFEADGTEVTRLSQDDVELMTEVAVPIWFKYANRDKDSARIFKTQLDYMMSGSLGYVTPDLVDGLELKL from the coding sequence ATGAAAAATCTGACCACTCGCAGACATGCGTTACGCACTCTTGCCGCGGCGGGGGCTGCCAGCCTTGCTGCTCCGCATATCGCCTCGGCCCAAGCCAATGGCACGACCTGGAAAATCCAGACCTCGTGGCCGGGCGGCGTCGGTCTCCAGACCTTCAAGGACTGGTGCGCCACGATTCAGGAAAAGACCGGCGGCGAGCTGGCCTTCCAGCCTTTCGGCGCGAATGACGTCGTGGGCGACTTCCAGCTTTACGACGCGGTGAAGAACGGCGTGCTCGACGCGGTCAACCCGTTCACCATCTACGTGCAGGGCATCATTCCGGCGGGTGTGTTCCTGACGTCCTATCCGCTCGGTCTGCGCAACCCGCATGAATTCGACGTGTTCTATTACGGCCTCGGCGGGCTGGAGATGGCGCGCGAGCTTTATGCGGCGCAGGGCATGTATTTCGTGGGCCCCGTCCATCACGGCCCGAACATCATCCACTCGAAAGTGCCAATCCGTTCGATCGATGACTTCCGCGGCCGCAAGATGCGCCTTCCGGGCGGCATGGTCGCCGATGTCTTCGGCGAGATCGGCGCGGAGACCACCGTGCTTCCGGGCTCGGAGATCTTCCCGGCGCTCGAGAAGGGCACGATCGATGTGGCCGACTATGTGGGCCCGGCGGTGAACTACGCGCTCGGCTTCAGCCAGGTGACCAGCTACATCTCGATGGGCCCGCCCGGCATGATGTCGCTCTACCAGCCGGTGGATATCATGGACATCACCGTGGGCATGGATGCGTGGAACAAGCTCAGCCCCGAGATGAAGCAATTCGTCGAAATGGAGACCCACGTCTATTCCGACATGCATCACGCGGCGATCCAGAAGGCCGACCAGGAGGCCTGGGCCAAGTTCGAGGCCGACGGCACCGAGGTCACCCGCCTCAGCCAGGACGATGTGGAGCTGATGACCGAAGTCGCCGTTCCGATCTGGTTCAAATACGCCAATCGCGACAAAGACAGCGCGCGGATCTTCAAGACCCAGCTCGATTACATGATGTCCGGCTCGCTGGGCTATGTGACGCCCGATCTGGTCGACGGGCTGGAACTGAAGCTCTGA
- a CDS encoding ABC transporter permease, producing the protein MTDATLAEGPARPQSALRRLMRRKLALLGFAIIAIVTLGAIFAPWIAPFEPQEQMFDGLTLEGSPMPPGEKFWLGTDLLGRDLFSRILYGARTSLIIGVVANGLALIIGTLIGVTAGYFRGWIGAVLMRFTDLMMAFPALLLAICLAAIFTPSLWIVAMVIALVNWVQTARVVFTETSALAEREFVAAERTLGAGTVRILFRHILPHLVPMIIVWGTLGISTTVLLEATLSYLGVGVQPPTPSWGNIIFENQTYFQAAPWLVFIPGAAILLLALSFNLVGDALRDVLDPTQRGRE; encoded by the coding sequence ATGACCGACGCGACCTTGGCTGAGGGACCGGCCCGACCGCAAAGCGCCTTGCGCCGCCTGATGCGCCGCAAGCTCGCGCTTCTGGGCTTCGCGATCATCGCGATCGTGACGCTCGGTGCGATCTTCGCGCCGTGGATCGCGCCATTCGAGCCGCAGGAGCAGATGTTCGACGGGCTGACGCTGGAAGGCTCGCCCATGCCGCCGGGCGAGAAGTTCTGGCTCGGCACCGACCTGCTGGGCCGCGACCTGTTCTCGCGCATCCTCTATGGCGCGCGGACCTCGCTGATCATCGGCGTGGTCGCGAATGGCCTCGCGCTGATCATCGGCACGCTGATCGGCGTCACCGCGGGCTATTTCCGCGGCTGGATCGGCGCGGTGCTGATGCGCTTCACCGACCTTATGATGGCCTTCCCGGCGCTGCTGCTGGCGATCTGTCTTGCCGCGATCTTCACGCCGTCGCTGTGGATCGTCGCGATGGTGATCGCGCTGGTGAACTGGGTGCAGACGGCCCGCGTGGTCTTCACCGAGACCTCCGCGCTGGCCGAGCGCGAATTCGTCGCCGCCGAGCGCACGCTGGGCGCAGGTACGGTGCGCATCCTGTTCCGCCATATCCTGCCGCATCTGGTGCCGATGATCATCGTCTGGGGCACGCTGGGGATTTCGACCACCGTGCTGCTGGAGGCGACGCTGTCCTATCTCGGCGTGGGCGTTCAGCCCCCGACGCCAAGCTGGGGCAACATCATCTTCGAGAACCAGACCTATTTCCAGGCGGCCCCGTGGCTCGTCTTCATCCCGGGCGCTGCGATCTTGCTGCTGGCGCTGTCCTTCAACCTCGTGGGCGACGCGCTGCGCGACGTGCTCGACCCGACGCAGAGAGGGCGTGAGTGA
- a CDS encoding TRAP transporter small permease subunit, producing the protein MPSIDFTLPHWAYWAGLILFPIIAATLANRPRKTERRYSLSLGYFILVTGGMLGLHRFYVKSLLGFLFIPVFIAILYANAQGHDARGTVSDMSNVVRMAERSLEREQERVDTAQADLPKLREELAAAEEGSFAQKRAQRNVDRAEKRVTDGEAVIEQAQADLVEARPKRDAAAAVLAKWRSISKYAFWVLLAGIVIDALLLPMLVRRANAALPEHEEESEVERRLEALEDEEMKDDSRHVSPGWTGWIDRLSLKAGEFVSYWAIIAVFVYYFEVISRYVFNSPTNWAHEAMYLMFGMQYLISGAYAMLTESHVRVDIFYAPLSKPRKAWVDLLTSVFFFIFAGTLLVTSWIFAMDAIAVPTGNGLISQWARGEIPTGEMLANWNLGQWTDANVRWGEISFNEWEVPLWPMKWVMVIGALLLVLQGISKFAQDLRIVMGRG; encoded by the coding sequence ATGCCCAGTATCGACTTTACTCTACCGCATTGGGCCTATTGGGCGGGGCTGATCCTCTTCCCGATCATTGCGGCGACGCTGGCCAACCGGCCACGTAAGACGGAGCGGCGTTATTCGCTCTCCTTGGGCTATTTCATTCTCGTGACCGGGGGGATGCTGGGACTGCATCGCTTCTACGTGAAAAGCCTGCTGGGCTTTCTCTTCATCCCGGTCTTCATCGCCATTCTCTATGCGAATGCGCAAGGTCACGACGCGCGCGGCACGGTCTCCGACATGTCGAACGTGGTGCGCATGGCCGAGCGCTCGCTGGAGCGCGAACAGGAACGCGTCGACACGGCGCAGGCCGATCTGCCCAAGCTGCGCGAGGAGCTGGCCGCCGCCGAGGAAGGCAGCTTCGCTCAGAAGCGCGCGCAGCGAAATGTCGATCGCGCCGAGAAGCGGGTCACGGATGGCGAGGCGGTGATCGAACAGGCGCAGGCCGATCTCGTCGAGGCGCGCCCGAAGCGGGACGCGGCGGCAGCCGTGCTCGCGAAATGGCGCAGCATCTCGAAATATGCCTTCTGGGTACTGCTCGCGGGGATCGTCATCGACGCGCTCCTGCTTCCGATGCTGGTGCGGCGGGCGAATGCCGCGCTGCCCGAGCATGAGGAGGAAAGCGAGGTCGAGCGGCGTCTTGAGGCGCTCGAAGACGAGGAGATGAAAGACGACTCCCGCCACGTCTCGCCGGGCTGGACGGGCTGGATCGACCGACTGTCGCTCAAGGCGGGCGAATTCGTCAGCTACTGGGCGATCATCGCGGTCTTCGTCTATTATTTCGAGGTGATCAGCCGCTACGTCTTCAACAGCCCGACCAACTGGGCGCATGAGGCGATGTATCTGATGTTCGGGATGCAATACCTGATCTCGGGCGCCTATGCGATGCTGACCGAGAGCCATGTGCGCGTCGATATCTTCTACGCGCCGCTGTCGAAACCGCGCAAAGCGTGGGTCGATCTGCTGACCTCGGTCTTCTTCTTCATCTTCGCGGGCACGCTTCTGGTGACGTCGTGGATCTTCGCGATGGACGCGATCGCCGTGCCCACGGGCAACGGGCTCATCTCGCAATGGGCGCGCGGCGAAATTCCGACAGGCGAGATGCTGGCGAACTGGAACCTCGGGCAATGGACCGATGCGAACGTCCGCTGGGGCGAGATCAGCTTCAACGAATGGGAGGTGCCTCTGTGGCCGATGAAATGGGTCATGGTGATCGGCGCTCTGCTGCTTGTTCTGCAGGGCATTTCGAAATTCGCACAAGATCTGCGGATCGTAATGGGCAGGGGCTGA
- a CDS encoding ANTAR domain-containing response regulator, which produces MKRKIRIPDLGGARAYILHRPHATVQALERQLRAIGLTVVHCWPELPAEALSGDFVFFDADQGYDEQFPWKPGESPMPMIALIGTEAPGRIEWSLEAGAHAQILKPVGDGGVYSALLIAQLAFEARAQLSGEIADLRRRLDERQTVVRAVTLLAARGKSEAEAYDQLRQMAMAWRVTFEDAARRIVANHDEQRKSDDRRDLG; this is translated from the coding sequence ATGAAGCGCAAGATCCGCATCCCCGATCTCGGCGGCGCGCGCGCCTACATCCTGCATCGCCCCCACGCGACCGTGCAGGCGCTCGAGCGGCAATTGCGCGCGATCGGCCTGACGGTCGTCCATTGCTGGCCCGAACTGCCCGCCGAGGCCCTGTCGGGGGATTTCGTCTTCTTCGACGCCGATCAGGGCTATGACGAGCAATTCCCGTGGAAGCCCGGCGAAAGCCCGATGCCGATGATCGCCTTGATCGGCACCGAAGCGCCCGGCCGGATCGAATGGTCGCTGGAGGCCGGCGCACATGCGCAGATCCTCAAACCCGTGGGCGATGGCGGGGTCTATTCGGCGCTGCTGATCGCGCAGCTCGCCTTCGAGGCGCGGGCGCAGCTCTCGGGCGAGATCGCGGATCTGCGTCGCAGGCTCGATGAGCGCCAGACGGTGGTGCGGGCGGTCACGCTGCTCGCCGCGCGCGGCAAGAGCGAGGCCGAGGCCTACGACCAGCTGCGCCAGATGGCGATGGCCTGGCGCGTGACGTTCGAGGATGCCGCGCGCCGCATCGTCGCCAACCATGACGAACAAAGGAAGAGTGATGACCGACGCGACCTTGGCTGA
- a CDS encoding ABC transporter substrate-binding protein: MKNILATSALSLSLGLASFASAQDYQPDPNAKPGGNIIVTYKDDVATLDPAIGYDWQNWSMIKSVFDGLMDYVPGTTELRPGLAESYEISDDGTTFTFKLRKGVKFHNGREMTAEDVKYSLDRVTTPATQSPGAGFFGSIKGYDAMADGSATSLEGVTVVDPYTVKIELSRPDATFLHVMALNFASVVPKEAVDEYGTDFGKHPVGTGAFKLSDWTIGQQLVFEKNADYWREGVPYLDSITFEVGQEPIVALLRLQQGEVDVPGDGIPPAKFNEVMDNPDEAKRVVVGGQLHTGYITLNVQMEPFDKVEVRQAMNMAINKDRIVQMINGRATPANQPLPPSMPGYTKDYEGYPFDQEKAKQMLADAGYPDGFETELYVMNTDPNPRIAQAIQQDLSQIGVKVDIKALAQANVIEAGGTPKTAPMIWSGGMAWIADFPDPSNFYGPILGCAGAVEGGWNWSWYCNEELDAMATEADSITDPAKQDERLQKWSDVYMKVMEDAPWVPVFNENRYTMKSGRMGGADALYVDPVSIPVNYDYVYVTE, from the coding sequence ATGAAAAACATCCTTGCCACAAGCGCGCTGTCGCTCTCGCTGGGTCTTGCCAGCTTCGCCTCGGCGCAGGACTACCAGCCCGATCCGAACGCCAAGCCCGGCGGCAATATCATCGTGACCTACAAGGACGACGTGGCCACGCTCGACCCGGCAATCGGCTATGACTGGCAGAACTGGTCGATGATCAAATCCGTCTTCGACGGTCTGATGGATTACGTCCCCGGCACCACCGAGCTGCGCCCGGGTCTTGCCGAGAGCTACGAGATTTCCGACGACGGCACGACCTTCACCTTCAAGCTGCGCAAGGGCGTGAAATTCCACAACGGCCGCGAGATGACGGCCGAGGACGTGAAATACTCGCTCGACCGCGTCACCACCCCCGCAACCCAGTCGCCGGGTGCTGGCTTCTTCGGCTCGATCAAGGGCTATGACGCGATGGCGGATGGCTCGGCCACCAGCCTCGAAGGCGTGACCGTCGTCGATCCCTACACGGTCAAGATCGAGCTTTCGCGCCCCGACGCGACCTTCCTGCACGTGATGGCGCTGAACTTCGCCTCGGTCGTGCCGAAGGAAGCGGTCGACGAATACGGCACCGATTTCGGCAAGCACCCCGTGGGCACCGGCGCGTTCAAGCTGTCTGACTGGACCATCGGTCAGCAACTCGTGTTCGAGAAGAACGCCGACTACTGGCGCGAGGGCGTGCCCTATCTCGATAGCATCACTTTTGAGGTCGGTCAGGAGCCCATCGTGGCGCTGCTGCGGCTGCAGCAGGGTGAGGTGGACGTGCCCGGCGACGGCATCCCTCCGGCGAAGTTCAACGAGGTGATGGACAATCCCGATGAGGCCAAGCGGGTCGTCGTGGGTGGCCAGCTGCATACCGGCTACATCACGCTCAACGTCCAGATGGAGCCCTTCGACAAAGTCGAGGTGCGTCAGGCGATGAACATGGCGATCAACAAGGACCGCATCGTCCAGATGATCAACGGTCGCGCCACGCCCGCCAACCAGCCGCTGCCGCCGTCGATGCCGGGCTATACCAAGGATTACGAGGGCTATCCCTTCGATCAGGAGAAGGCCAAGCAGATGCTCGCCGATGCGGGCTATCCCGACGGGTTCGAGACCGAGCTCTACGTGATGAACACCGACCCGAACCCGCGCATCGCGCAGGCGATCCAGCAGGACCTGTCGCAGATCGGTGTGAAGGTCGACATCAAGGCGCTGGCGCAAGCCAACGTCATCGAGGCGGGCGGCACGCCGAAGACCGCGCCGATGATCTGGTCGGGCGGCATGGCGTGGATCGCCGACTTCCCCGATCCGTCCAACTTCTACGGGCCGATCCTGGGCTGCGCGGGCGCGGTCGAGGGCGGCTGGAACTGGTCGTGGTATTGCAACGAGGAACTCGACGCGATGGCCACCGAGGCGGACTCGATCACCGATCCGGCCAAGCAGGACGAGCGCCTGCAGAAATGGTCCGACGTCTACATGAAGGTCATGGAAGACGCCCCGTGGGTCCCGGTGTTCAACGAGAACCGCTACACCATGAAGTCGGGCCGTATGGGTGGCGCGGATGCGCTCTATGTCGACCCGGTCTCGATCCCGGTGAACTACGACTACGTGTACGTGACGGAGTAA